A DNA window from Danio aesculapii chromosome 1, fDanAes4.1, whole genome shotgun sequence contains the following coding sequences:
- the LOC130232014 gene encoding fish-egg lectin-like: protein MEVYQGVLLFLSCQILYTLALDCTIMNGNLKQIDAGSGSVVGVNDLNQVFVLQDDVFNPVSTSLKHFSVGPAGQLGVDKSNNIFKLMSGRFVNFPGLLKQVDAGGDQIIAGVNMNDDIFCLNMDANNQWPSSTIPWVTLNGKLKYYSCGPYSCWGVNSANNIFIMKGVSSNACSGDGTFINIPGLLSMIEVGTDGSVFGVNYEAKLFQRVGVSRSNPAGTDWISMVACPNGHKHVSFDLGVLWVVCVDGSVRKCTL, encoded by the exons ATGGAGGTTTATCAGGGCGTTCTCCTGTTCTTGAGTTGCCAGATTCTTTACACTCTGG CTTTAGACTGTACCATAATGAATGGTAACCTGAAGCAGATTGATGCTGGGTCTGGTTCAGTGGTTGGAGTAAACGATCTAAATCAAGTGTTTGTGCTGCAAGATGATGTCTTCAATCCGGTCAGCACATCTCTAAAGCACTTCAGTGTTGGTCCCGCTGGTCAGCTGGGTGTGGATAAATCAAACAACATCTTCAAATTGATGAGTGGCAGATTTGTTAATTTTCCAG GACTTCTCAAGCAGGTGGATGCTGGAGGTGATCAGATCATTGCAGGCGTCAATATGAATGATGACATCTTTTGTTTAAATATGGATGCTAACAACCAATGGCCATCCAGCACTATTCCTTGGGTTACCCTTAATGGAAAGCTGAAGTATTACAGCTGTGGCCCTTACAGCTGCTGGGGAGTGAACTCCGCTAACAATATCTTTATAATGAAG GGTGTGTCCAGTAATGCCTGCTCTGGGGATGGGACTTTTATAAATATTCCTGGCCTTCTGTCCATGATTGAAGTGGGAACTGATGGCAGTGTCTTTGGTGTCAACTATGAAGCAAAACTATTCCAGAG AGTTGGTGTGAGTCGGTCTAACCCTGCTGGCACAGATTGGATCTCGATGGTTGCCTGTCCCAATGGTCACAAACACGTGTCCTTTGACCTTGGAGTGCTGTGGGTTGTCTGTGTTGATGGTTCAGTCCGTAAATGTACTCTATAA
- the LOC130232065 gene encoding fish-egg lectin-like: MEVYQGVLLFLSCQILYTLALDCTIMNGNLKQIDAGSGSVVGVNDLNQAFVLQDDVFNPVSTSLKHFSVGPAGQLGVDKSNYIFKLMSGRFVKFPGLLKQVDAGGDQIIAGVNMNDDIFCLNMDANNQWPSSTIPWVTLNGKLKYYSCGPYSCWGVNSANNIFIMKGVSSNTCSGDGTFVNIPGLLSMIEVGTDGSVFGVNYEAKLFQRVGVSRSNPAGTDWISMAACPNGHKHVSFDLGVLWVVCVDGSVRKCTL, translated from the exons ATGGAGGTTTATCAGGGCGTTCTCCTGTTCTTGAGTTGCCAGATCCTTTACACTCTGG CTTTAGACTGTACCATAATGAATGGTAACCTGAAGCAGATTGATGCTGGGTCTGGTTCAGTGGTTGGAGTGAACGATCTAAATCAAGCGTTTGTGCTGCAAGATGATGTCTTCAATCCGGTCAGCACATCTCTAAAGCACTTCAGTGTTGGTCCTGCTGGTCAGCTGGGGGTGGATAAATCAAACTACATCTTCAAATTGATGAGTGGCAGATTTGTTAAGTTTCCAG GACTTCTCAAGCAGGTGGATGCTGGAGGTGATCAGATCATTGCAGGCGTCAATATGAATGATGACATCTTTTGTTTAAATATGGATGCTAACAACCAATGGCCATCCAGCACTATTCCTTGGGTTACCCTTAATGGAAAGCTGAAGTATTACAGCTGTGGCCCTTACAGCTGCTGGGGAGTGAACTCCGCTAACAATATCTTTATAATGAAG GGTGTGTCCAGTAATACCTGCTCTGGGGATGGGACTTTTGTAAATATTCCTGGCCTTCTGTCCATGATTGAAGTGGGAACTGATGGCAGTGTCTTTGGTGTCAACTATGAAGCAAAACTATTCCAGAG AGTTGGTGTGAGTCGGTCTAACCCTGCTGGCACAGACTGGATCTCAATGGCTGCCTGTCCCAATGGTCACAAACACGTGTCCTTTGACCTGGGAGTGCTGTGGGTTGTCTGTGTTGATGGTTCTGTCCGTAAATGTACTCTATAA
- the LOC130232023 gene encoding fish-egg lectin-like, translating into MEVYQGVLLLLSCQILYTLALDCTIMNGNLKQIDAGSGSVVGVNDLNQAFVLQDDVFNPVSTSLKHFSVGPAGQLGVDKSNYIFKLMSGRFVKFPGLLKQVDAGGDQIIAGVNMNDDIFCLNMDANNQWPSSTIPWVTLNGKLKYYSCGPYSCWGVNSANNIFIMKGVSSNACSGDGTFVNIPGLLSMIEVGTDGSVFGVNYEAKLFQRVGVSRSNPAGTDWISMVACPNGHKHVSFDLGVLWVVCVDGSVRKCTL; encoded by the exons ATGGAGGTTTATCAGGGCGTTTTGCTGCTCTTGAGTTGCCAGATCCTTTACACTCTGG CTTTAGACTGTACCATAATGAATGGTAACCTGAAGCAGATTGACGCTGGGTCTGGTTCAGTGGTTGGAGTGAACGATCTAAATCAAGCGTTTGTGCTGCAAGATGATGTCTTCAATCCGGTCAGCACATCTCTAAAGCACTTCAGTGTTGGTCCCGCTGGTCAGCTGGGGGTGGATAAATCAAACTACATCTTCAAATTGATGAGTGGCAGATTTGTTAAGTTTCCAG GACTTCTCAAGCAGGTGGATGCTGGAGGTGATCAGATCATTGCAGGCGTCAATATGAATGATGACATCTTTTGTTTAAATATGGATGCTAACAACCAATGGCCATCCAGCACTATTCCTTGGGTTACCCTTAATGGAAAGCTGAAGTATTACAGCTGTGGCCCTTACAGCTGCTGGGGAGTGAACTCCGCTAACAATATCTTTATAATGAAG GGTGTGTCCAGTAATGCCTGCTCTGGGGATGGGACCTTTGTAAATATTCCTGGCCTTCTGTCCATGATTGAAGTGGGAACTGATGGCAGTGTCTTTGGTGTCAACTATGAAGCAAAATTATTCCAGAG GGTTGGTGTGAGTCGGTCTAACCCTGCTGGCACAGACTGGATCTCAATGGTTGCCTGTCCCAATGGTCACAAACATGTGTCCTTTGACCTGGGAGTGCTGTGGGTTGTCTGTGTTGATGGCTCCGTCCGTAAATGTACTCTATAA